Genomic segment of Canis lupus dingo isolate Sandy chromosome 9, ASM325472v2, whole genome shotgun sequence:
TGAGCCCCTATAAAGCACAGAGGTGTGGGCTGGTGAAAAGAATCTCACTGCAGCCTGGTGGGGCATGACTTTGGGGGCAGCAGGGTTTCCCTCCCTGGGTGTGACCCCGGGTGCCGTGGGATAGGAACAGGGCCATGCTGTCCGATTCTATCTTCTCTTGGTCCTAGATGCTCCCCGGTCCCGGTTGGACTCGGGTCGGCCTGCCGTGGAGATTCTGACTGTTGACTCTCAATACTTAGTGGCTtactgcccctccctgccatgtGGCTTTGTCTACCTAGGGTCCAGATGAAAGTTGTCGATGTTGGTCGTAGCGGCACTGATTTGGAATCCCATCCTAAGAGTCtctgaagagagggagaagcctgtgCCCTCCATATCCACTTCTGGTCCCCACTTTGGTCCTGGCTAGGAGGCAGTCATCCATCTCCCAGGCTGGAGAcctggagagcagaggaaggagacaggCTTGGAAGGTGAGAGGCAGGCTGTGGGGGTGGGCACCCGGAGAAGACCAATTGCAGATCTGATTTAGGTAATAGAAGAAGCTTCTAGAGTTAGTGAGGCCATGTTTCCTTTCATGGTTTTTGGATTTGGAGCAACTGTTCCTTGGGTCTGGGGGAACATCCCGTTCCTGTCAAGCCCGCCCAGCGGGGCCACTCCgcactctgccccttccctcccatcaCCTTGGTTTCTTGACAGGTACAGCCTGTGTCCACATGTGACTGCTTTGGTGTCTTTCTGATTCTTGTTAATTTAGTTTTCCTACTGTGACGGTGTCGTGTTCTTTTTCCCGACTTTTCTGACACAGCGAATCGAGGGCTTTGGCAGAGGCCAAGTCTCCCAAACTTGCCCGCTAAGTAAACCATGATGTGCACCTTCCTTCCCATCTTGCCCTCACTCCTCCCTTATCCCAACACGGACACTCAGATTTCAGAGGAGAGCCCTGTGGGAACAGGTCAGCTCCTGCCCTGAGTATGACCCCAGGGAGACCTCCCCATGGCCCTGGCTTGCTGCTCTGGGTGGCACTGCTGTTTGTCCAGGTGAGGAGATGTGGCTGCTCAGCCGTGTGGTGCTCTGGTTTCTGCCGGATGCCAGGTCTCCCCTGGAGGCTTTTCTGCTCTTGCTCCAGGTCTTTGTGCACACCGCTGATGGTCAACAGCAGCCTCTGTGGTCAGCGCGTGAGCCCACAGCTCTGATTGGCTGCGGCCTGCTTTGGGACAGGTGGTCAAGCCCCCTCCTGTCCCTGTCGCCTCCCCTCTCTGAGGTGGCCAGTTGGCTCAAGCTCCCATCCACCACTGGGCAGCCCAAGCCACAGCCTGCAGCACCGCTTCCGCTCTGGGATCTTGTAAGTTGCTTTTTTAGGCTGTGGTTTGGTGAAAGGAACCAACACGGTAacgatccccccccccccccagaagccACTGAATAATTCGTTTTGGCGCGTTTTTGCCTTCCTGTTGGCCGTCTAGTTTTGGAGCAGGCGGGGAGACGTGGAGGGCACACGAGGCAGGGCTGTGGCCTGTCCTCCTGCAGGCCTGTGTGTTTTGAGCATGTGCTGTCCCCGTGGGCCAGTCACCGGGTCTCCACCCCGCGCTGGGGCAGCAGCCTTGGTGCGTGGTGCCTGGGCAGCCCGAGCAGGAGGGGAGCGTGCCGGGGAGCTTCGAGGGGccggccctccctcccccgcaccccgcaccctgCTGCTCCCTGAAGCCTTTAACCAAACGGGAGTGGGTGGCGCCGCCGTTTAGCCCGGTGCCCGGCCCCGGGGCCGCCCTGGCGCTGAGGGGCTGGGTGCAGGGAGTCGCCGAGGGCTGGAAGCAGGGGCGGGGGTCCGGGGGCTGCCGGGGCTCCCGGGCCGTTGAAGATCCAGGCGAGGAGGGGCCTCCCTGGGCCGCGGCGCAGCGCCCCGCCTGCCCTGTGCAGTATTTATTGCTAAATTATTGTCCAGGGGGGGGCGGCACTGGGCCGGACCCCGGGTATTTATTGCTGTACATAGTGTATGTTTGTGATAtataaggttttctttattttgtatatgaCCAATAAACACCTTTTAAAGAGACCGTCAGGTGCCTCCTTTGCGCGCGGCGTGGGCGGGGCCGGAAGGGCGGGGCGCCTGGCGCGCATGCGCGGTGCGCGGCCTGCCGGGAGGCGGAAGCGGAAGCGCGGGCCTCCCGGGAGCGATGGCAGCCGGGGGTCCCAGCCGCTCGGAGCGCAAGGCGGCGGAGCGGGTCCGGAGGCTGCGGGAGGAGCAGCAGCGGGAGCGCCTCCGCCAGGtacgccgccgccgcccgccccgcgccgcgcccccggcccgcgccgccctcaccgcccgccccgcgcccgcagGTGTCGCGCATCCTGAGGAAGGCGGTGGCCGAGCGCAGCGCCGAGGAGGGCCGGCTCCTGGCGGAGAGCGAGGACCTGGTGACCGAGCTGCAGGGCCGGAGCAGGCGGCGCGAGGGCCTGAAGCGGCGGCAGGAGGAGGCGAGTCCGCGGCGcgcccggggccggcggggcggggcggggcggggcggggcttaCGACCGGCCTCGGCGTCTCGGCAGGTGTGCGACGACCCGGAGGAGCTGCGCAGGAAGGTCCGCGAGCTGGCCGGCGCCGTGCGCAACGCCAAGTACCTGGTGGTCTACACCGGCGCGGGGATCAGCACGGTGAGGCGGCCCTTTCCAGGGTCCGGCCgcccgcgcggggcggggcgccccCTGCCGGGTGACGGGCCCCAGGACCCGGCAGAGCCCTCTGCGCGCCGGCCCTGACCCGCAGGAAACGCACCTTCGCGCAGAGCAGCTCTGCTGTGCTGTCTCCAAGCCGTTGCTTggtccatttttaaaagcaatttctacacccagtgtggggctgggacGCAGGACTCAGATCTAGAGCTTCACGCTCTTCCGACTGACGCCGCCAGGCACCCCACTGTTTTCTCTcgtcattttttaaagtcttacttatctatttgagagaacgtgcacagggcagagggagagagactctcggacagactgcccccccccccccccagcgcaGGGCCCCACCACCCGGAGATCAGGACCTTGGGTGGCCACCAAGCGCCCCCTACCCATGTGGTTTCCCAGAGAGGCTTGAAATGATTCCACTTCAAACTTCACTGGGGAGATAAGCATTTATCAACGTATGCAGTTTTTGCGATGCCTGTTTAGACACAAGAAAGGAAGGAGGCGTAAGAGGGACTGAAACCTCAGTGCCTGCGGGCAGCTCCTCACTTAAAGTCAAGGTGGTTCATCACTAGCCCAAGGTTAGGTGGGCAGAGTTAAGCCCAGAACTTGTCTCCAGGTTCCCCATTCACCGGATTTTCTACGTGTTGAAAGTCACTAGGAAGCAAGGCAGGACGAACGAGAGTACaccaggggaaggagagaaatgcGTGGGGTTTGGGCAGGTTTTATTGGGAAGCTGTCTCGGGCCACAGAACATGGGTAGCTTTGAGAGTGTCATTGTCTACTTAGCGGGTGCATGTTGAGTGTGACGCAGTGTAGGCCCAGCACAGGGGAGCCTGAGGATTTCCAGCCTCAAGATGCCCGCAGGCGATGAGAATATGGCGTGTAAGCAGACAGCTAAGGCAAAGCTGGTTGTGCTAGGTTGCTAGAGTGGAAACGCAGACAGccacctccccatcccaccccctcaTGGCTTCAGCAGCAAAATCCATCTGGTTGGCTTTCTGTGCGATACAGCATTGAAGCCAGGCCTTGAAGGTTGAGTAAGGTTTTACGGGCAAGGGTGAGAGTAAGAGCCTCCAAAACAAGAATGTGTAAGGAGCACTGAGCACCCTGACTTGCAGACCCTGGAGCCCTGGTAGTGGGGTCTCCTGCCTCCAGTGACGTGTGCGTTCCTGTCATTTGTGGGGGTGCTGCACAGGGTTACGGACAGCCGTGTGCTGCTCTGTAGTTGAGCATTACTGATTGAGGTTTCTCTTCAGTGTCATTCAGAACCACGCTCTTCAGGATGGGCATTTTTCCAAGCTTCAGCTGCAGGAGGGAGACAGGGCTCCCCAGAAGGCAGGTCACTCACAGCCTGGGGAACACAGGAGTCCTTGATCCTGGCCTACTGTCTTCTCTCatgatggttttgttttgctgGATCGAGAACTAGAGAAGTTCAGTGGTGCTTATCTTGTGTGGAGAGATTGGCTATCTTTGTGAAGGGAAGACAGCAAACACTACCAGGATACAAGAATTAGGACAGTTGAGTGCTCTGACCTGAGGTTTCACTATTTGCTAAACCTTCCCGGAGCACTGGCCGGGCCCTGGGGACCCACAGATGAGCCTGGCCAGTCCTCTGCCTCGGTTTAGAGGACGGGTGTGGCTACATAGCCTGGGCTATTCCCAGTGCTGGAGAGGTTCCCAGAGTCGGCAGGATCCTTGAGACCTGGAGGGATGAGCTAGACCAGGTGGGAGCAGAGgtgtgggcagagggaaggagcccCTCTGTCTGGGTGCAGGCAGGTTATGGTAGGAAGTGCTGAGCCTCCAGAATGGATAGAGCCTAGTGCGAGGACAAGCCTGGAACACCACGTGAAGAGGAACGTTTGCTTTTCACTCTTGCAAATTGTGCCAGTTCCTACAGTGATGCATTGTCACCGGGTTTATGTTCTTTGTGGACGTGCAGGCAGCCTCCATCCCAGATTACCGGGGCCCCAATGGAGTGTGGACGCTGCTCCAGAAAGGGAGGAGCATCAGGTAAGCGGCCTAGCGCAGCCCTCACACAGCCTTCGCACACGGTCCAGCCAAGGCAGCGTGGGCCTGACCTCACAGCTTCCCACCCCTGTGCTCCCTTCTACCCGGCAGTGCCGCTGACCTGAGTGAGGCTGAGCCGACCCTCACCCACATGAGCATCGCCCGCTTACATGAGCAAAAGCTGGTAAGAACCCGAGGTGGCTAGCTGGGTCCCCAGTACAGGACCTGGAGGGCCACCTCTGTGCCCGAGCAGCAACTGCGTCATAGCTTGTCAGCCCTTGGACGCTGAGATGAGTGCCTACCGCGGGTTTGAGACTCCGGGTTCgaatctctctcatgaatcatcCTGTACGGGACCGATCTCAGGCCCAGAGCTGCTGGTGGCTCTTTCCCCCTGTGTTTCTATCACATTGTCCCCACAGATCTCAGAAGGCATCTACATACAGGGGAAGCTCGTGGGCAACCTCTGGagaccctctgctgagcactTTGAACCATGTGGGGAAGGGTCAATCCTTCTGGTCCTTCAGCTACCTGAAATGTAATGAGCTGAGCCCTTCCTAGCTGAGAGCAAGCATCTGCCCTCTTAGCTCGCCAAGTGCTTCAGAgctgttggggtgggggagatgccggaggggggggggtgtgccTGGGGCCTTTCCCACCCAGGACCCTCCTGAGTCGAGCTAAGACCGGCCTGCCATTCCAGTTTTGCCTTTGAAGCTTCATGCAGGACTGGAGTCCCCCCTGGTTTGGGAGCTCTGGGTAGGGTTACGGATGGTGTCCTGGCTGAACGCAGCGCCACAGCACcagcacgcacgcacacacacacacacacgcacacacacacacacacaccccgaccCCTGCTGACCTGCCCCATCTCCCCTTCAGGTACAGCATGTGGTGTCTCAGAACTGCGATGGGCTCCACCTGCGGAGCGGGCTGCCTCGGACGGCCATCTCGGAGCTCCACGGGAACATGTACATTGAGGTGAGCAGCCCCTCTGGGGTTTCGGGGGCCGGTGCAGGCCGGCGGCTCCTGCCCACAGCGCCCTCTCCTTCTCAGGTCTGTACAGCCTGCACACCCAACAGGGAGTACGTGAGGGTGTTTGATGTCACTGAGCGCACCGCCCTTCACCGGCACCAGACAGGCCGGGCCTGCCACAAGTGTGGGGGCCAGCTCCGGGACACTATTGTGCACTTTGGGGAGAGGGGGACGCTGGGGCAGCCTCTGAACTGGGAGGCAGCCACTCAAGCTGCCAGCAAAGCAGACACAATCCTATGTTTAGGTTCCAGCTTAAAGGTACGTGAACAGCGCCATGGAGGAGGGAGTGGACgggacagaaggggagggagcctgcttgcCAGTCCCTAGCTGGATCAGTGTCGGACCCTAGCTTCCTGTGGCTTCGTTTGCTCTTGTGCATGGGCTCTTTCTGTCTGTCCGTCCATTCGTGCAGGTTCTGAAGAAATACCCTCGCCTCTGGTGCATGACCAAGCCCCCCAGCCGGAGGCCCAAGCTCTACATCGTGAACTTGCAGGTAAGTTGCACACCAAGATACACCTCCTTAGATCTGGACCTTAGAGCAGGAGAACCAGAGAGTTCCTGGGGCATTCGTGTCCCAAACTTATGGGCCACAGAGGTCTGGCTGAGAAAGGGCCATTGCAAAGAAGTGAGATGTCCTCACTCGCCTCCCCCTGTTCCTAGTGGACCCCGAAGGATGACTGGGCTGCCCTGAAGCTACATGGGAAATGTGATGACGTCATGCAGCTCCTCATGGATGAGCTGGGCCTGGAGATCCCCCCCTATAGCAGGTGAGGGGGGCACGGGGGCATccgccccttccctgcccctgtgTGGATGGGCCGTGTCTGTCTTTACTCGTGAACCTGAGCATAGAGAATGCTCTGAGATGTTGCAGATGGCGTCTGAGGTGTGACTGCAGCTTGGTGACCTCTGCAGGGAGTGGCTGA
This window contains:
- the SIRT7 gene encoding NAD-dependent protein deacetylase sirtuin-7 isoform X1; amino-acid sequence: MAAGGPSRSERKAAERVRRLREEQQRERLRQVSRILRKAVAERSAEEGRLLAESEDLVTELQGRSRRREGLKRRQEEVCDDPEELRRKVRELAGAVRNAKYLVVYTGAGISTAASIPDYRGPNGVWTLLQKGRSISAADLSEAEPTLTHMSIARLHEQKLVQHVVSQNCDGLHLRSGLPRTAISELHGNMYIEVCTACTPNREYVRVFDVTERTALHRHQTGRACHKCGGQLRDTIVHFGERGTLGQPLNWEAATQAASKADTILCLGSSLKVLKKYPRLWCMTKPPSRRPKLYIVNLQWTPKDDWAALKLHGKCDDVMQLLMDELGLEIPPYSRWQDPIFTLATPLRAGEEGSHSRKSLCRSREDPPPGDRGAALSSAPVLGGWFGRGCAKRTKRRKIT
- the SIRT7 gene encoding NAD-dependent protein deacetylase sirtuin-7 isoform X3 → MAAGGPSRSERKAAERVRRLREEQQRERLRQVSRILRKAVAERSAEEGRLLAESEDLVTELQGRSRRREGLKRRQEEVCDDPEELRRKVRELAGAVRNAKYLVVYTGAGISTAASIPDYRGPNGVWTLLQKGRSISAADLSEAEPTLTHMSIARLHEQKLVQHVVSQNCDGLHLRSGLPRTAISELHGNMYIEVCTACTPNREYVRVFDVTERTALHRHQTGRACHKCGGQLRDTIVHFGERGTLGQPLNWEAATQAASKADTILCLGSSLKVLKKYPRLWCMTKPPSRRPKLYIVNLQWTPKDDWAALKLHGKCDDVMQLLMDELGLEIPPYSREWLRHQRRLM
- the SIRT7 gene encoding NAD-dependent protein deacetylase sirtuin-7 isoform X2: MAAGGPSRSERKAAERVRRLREEQQRERLRQVCDDPEELRRKVRELAGAVRNAKYLVVYTGAGISTAASIPDYRGPNGVWTLLQKGRSISAADLSEAEPTLTHMSIARLHEQKLVQHVVSQNCDGLHLRSGLPRTAISELHGNMYIEVCTACTPNREYVRVFDVTERTALHRHQTGRACHKCGGQLRDTIVHFGERGTLGQPLNWEAATQAASKADTILCLGSSLKVLKKYPRLWCMTKPPSRRPKLYIVNLQWTPKDDWAALKLHGKCDDVMQLLMDELGLEIPPYSRWQDPIFTLATPLRAGEEGSHSRKSLCRSREDPPPGDRGAALSSAPVLGGWFGRGCAKRTKRRKIT
- the SIRT7 gene encoding NAD-dependent protein deacetylase sirtuin-7 isoform X4 — its product is MAAGGPSRSERKAAERVRRLREEQQRERLRQVSRILRKAVAERSAEEGRLLAESEDLVTELQGRSRRREGLKRRQEEVCDDPEELRRKVRELAGAVRNAKYLVVYTGAGISTAASIPDYRGPNGVWTLLQKGRSISAADLSEAEPTLTHMSIARLHEQKLVQHVVSQNCDGLHLRSGLPRTAISELHGNMYIEVLKKYPRLWCMTKPPSRRPKLYIVNLQWTPKDDWAALKLHGKCDDVMQLLMDELGLEIPPYSRWQDPIFTLATPLRAGEEGSHSRKSLCRSREDPPPGDRGAALSSAPVLGGWFGRGCAKRTKRRKIT